The nucleotide sequence TGTTACTTCGGTGATGGTGCGCTTCTCAATGCGCTTCTCGGGTGTGGCGTTCAGCACAATGCGGTGCACATAAATGCCGGGCAAATGCACTTGGTCGGGCTCGATGGCCCCGGTTTCCACAATTTCTTCCACCTCTACCACCGTGATTCTTCCGGCCATGGCAGCGGCTGGGTTGAAGTTGCGCGCCGTAAAGCGGAACTGCAAATTGCCAGACTTGTCAGCGCGGTGCGCTTTGACCAAGGCCACGTCGGGCACCAGCGCGCGCTCCATGACATAGGTTTCGCCATCAAACTCGCGCAGCTCTTTACCTTCGGCCACGATGGTGCCCACACCGGTTTTGGTAAAGAACGCAGGAATGCCAGCACCACCGGCACGCAGCTTTTCGGCCAAGGTACCTTGGGGTGTGAATTCGAGCTGGAGCTCACCGGCCAGGTACTGGCGCTCGAACTCTTTGTTTTCACCCACGTAGCTAGAAATCATTTTTTTGATCTGGCGCGTCTCCAAGAGCTTGCCCAAGCCAAAGCCATCGACGCCTGCATTGTTGGAAATCACACTCAGGTCTTTG is from Rhodoferax aquaticus and encodes:
- a CDS encoding CoA transferase subunit A; this translates as MNKIFPSAAAALDGIVKDGQLLAVGGFGLCGIPEALIDALRDSGVKDLSVISNNAGVDGFGLGKLLETRQIKKMISSYVGENKEFERQYLAGELQLEFTPQGTLAEKLRAGGAGIPAFFTKTGVGTIVAEGKELREFDGETYVMERALVPDVALVKAHRADKSGNLQFRFTARNFNPAAAMAGRITVVEVEEIVETGAIEPDQVHLPGIYVHRIVLNATPEKRIEKRTITEVTGV